A single bacterium DNA region contains:
- the traF gene encoding conjugal transfer protein TraF has product MKKILILGIGVNFLFTSISYACLGARPLSMGGAFVAVADDVHSCYWNPAGMSNIKRIELTGMKTMNNRDVISYQEWYAGAVRAGNAAGIGGSYIHEISWIDETENTTGRNYVFDEKWKVFSIGGYGTGILKNTAFGVNIRKITYSLMTGNGTGASTWGGGADFRNKGYETDSLGYDIGILHNLNEHFTIGILIQDVNKPKIDFSNSPLNKKYEYVRNFRPGAAWKPDDKTIFSIDWYDFILDNIYDEDMEGQSGVRVGFERWLTDGFAVRAGLYGRSFHTIGFGLRGSPQFTKVEISGTKKQPSTLEFQLDYALLESNGAGTHLLSLTTKF; this is encoded by the coding sequence ATGAAAAAAATACTTATTTTAGGGATAGGAGTTAATTTTTTATTCACAAGCATAAGTTATGCCTGTTTGGGTGCAAGACCACTTTCGATGGGTGGAGCGTTTGTGGCGGTTGCGGATGATGTTCATTCCTGTTACTGGAATCCAGCAGGTATGAGCAATATTAAAAGGATAGAACTTACCGGGATGAAAACGATGAATAATCGAGATGTGATTAGCTATCAGGAATGGTATGCCGGGGCGGTTAGAGCAGGCAACGCGGCGGGCATAGGGGGAAGTTATATTCATGAAATAAGTTGGATAGATGAAACAGAAAATACCACTGGCAGAAACTATGTTTTTGACGAAAAGTGGAAGGTATTTTCTATTGGTGGTTACGGCACCGGGATATTGAAAAATACTGCCTTTGGAGTTAACATTCGGAAGATTACTTATTCCCTGATGACCGGTAATGGAACAGGAGCATCAACCTGGGGCGGTGGAGCGGATTTTAGAAACAAAGGCTACGAAACAGACTCACTGGGATACGATATTGGGATTCTGCATAATCTCAATGAACACTTTACCATCGGAATTTTGATTCAGGATGTAAATAAACCTAAAATAGACTTTTCAAATTCACCATTAAACAAAAAATATGAGTATGTCCGTAATTTTAGACCTGGCGCCGCCTGGAAACCAGATGATAAAACTATCTTCTCTATTGATTGGTATGACTTTATTTTAGACAATATCTATGATGAAGATATGGAGGGACAAAGTGGGGTCAGGGTAGGTTTTGAACGGTGGTTGACTGATGGATTTGCAGTTAGAGCCGGACTTTATGGAAGGAGTTTCCATACGATTGGTTTTGGCTTAAGAGGAAGTCCGCAGTTTACAAAAGTAGAAATTTCCGGAACCAAAAAACAACCCTCTACTTTAGAATTTCAACTTGATTATGCACTTTTAGAAAGTAATGGTGCGGGAACGCATCTTTTATCTTTAACAACTAAGTTTTAA
- a CDS encoding coiled-coil domain-containing protein yields MVVLAVPKILREKLTDQGVDEFITIINKVEDNVKKDSIVIAEEKFERRLSEENSKLDNRITEETAKLDRRITEEVAKLDNRITEEVAKLDRRITEEVAKLDRRITEEVAKLDRRITEEVAKIQTQIAQFKTEIIKWMFLFWIGQLVTVAGLIKWLR; encoded by the coding sequence ATGGTTGTTTTAGCTGTCCCAAAGATTTTAAGAGAAAAACTTACTGACCAGGGAGTTGATGAGTTCATTACTATTATTAATAAGGTTGAGGATAATGTAAAGAAAGATTCTATTGTCATAGCCGAAGAAAAATTTGAAAGAAGACTTTCTGAGGAAAATTCAAAACTTGATAATCGGATTACTGAAGAGACTGCTAAACTTGATAGGCGGATTACTGAAGAGGTGGCTAAACTTGATAATCGGATTACTGAAGAGGTGGCTAAACTTGATAGGCGGATTACTGAAGAGGTGGCTAAACTTGATAGGCGGATTACTGAAGAGGTGGCTAAACTTGATAGGCGGATTACTGAAGAGGTGGCTAAAATACAAACACAGATAGCTCAATTTAAAACAGAGATTATCAAATGGATGTTTCTTTTCTGGATTGGACAACTTGTTACCGTTGCAGGACTTATAAAATGGCTAAGATAA